The DNA segment ATCACGCCGATCAACGTCGCAGACACACCCGTCGTGAATGCCAACGCCCCCGCCACACCCGACGCCAAGGCCACCACGATGTTGCCCAACCTTACCCCACCACGCGACGCAAGTTGTGGCGATGTCGGGTCCACATGCAGCAGCATGCCGATGATCACCGCCAAGACGATGGCCGTCGCAATTCCGGCCAGAGCTGTCAGGAGCGCGTGCCGAAGCAATGTCAGGTCGCCCAACGTCGTACTGAGTGCCAACGCCATATTCGGCCCGAGCAGGGGCGCAATCACCATCGCTCCGATGATGATTGCCACGCTGTTGTAATACAGACCGATGGCGGCCACGACGGTGGACAACGCCGCCATGGCAAGATAGACCCTCGAAAGCTGCGCGGCATCCTTGATGTCTTCGTACAATTCCTCCCGGCCAATCCGCCCCGGTGTTTTTTCCTCTGATGTCGGTTGCCCAGGCTGGGCCACCGACTCCGGCTCCGCTCGCGGTAAAGTCGCCTCGACAGGCAGAATCACCACCCGGTTACCCGCCTCACCGGTGTACCGTTTCCCCAATAGATCCAGCACAGCTTCGTTCTGTTCCGCATCCAACAAAATCCGCACCAATACTTCCCCGCCCGACAATCGAAGCTGACGATGTTCCAGCACAGATTGCTCTTTAAGAAGCTCGCGGACTTCTTCGCCGTCCTTCTCCTGCAACACCATCTCAATTAGCCGCAGCGCCATCGTGGTGTCACCCTTTTTATTTTCAATTACGGATTTCAGTCATGTCCTGACCGAGCTTGTCGGGCGTTACCCCGTTAACGCGAACACTACCTAGATGGCCGATCATGGCCAAAAAGGACTGTCATGTCCAAGCGAATAAAGTTCAGCAAAGCGTTAAAACGTGAGGTGGGCACGTTGGGTATCGTCCACCAAAGTGGCGAGACTGAAAACCACGGATGGGTGCTTTGGCTCGAAATTCAGCAAACCGCATTGAAGCAATTAGACGAACTCCGCACCCGATAAGGGTTGCAGGATTCATTCCCGTGTGAGCGGGTCCAGGTGCCGTATCTCGGCCTGGCCCGGGTCAGCGCTTTGCGGTTACGCGAGTGTTCAACTTCGTCGACTTCACCATGCTTGTGTATTCGTTGATAGGGGTGAGAATCGTTGCACCCGTCATCGGTTCGCCCACGCGCGTAGCAGCCGGGCACCAAAACGTGGGGGCCGCGTGCGCAGATAGGCTTCTCCTGCCATCTTGATCGCCTCGCCTTGCGTAGGATGCGCATGAACCACCGTGGCCAGTGTGCCCAAACCGATTCCGGCCACCATCGCCAGTGAAATGCCGTTGATCATTTCGCCAGCATGCCGGGCGACGATCGTGGCTCCAAGAATGGTATCTGTCCCTTCCCGGACGTGAATTTTCACAAATCCATTTTCTTCGCCATCGGTGATGGCGCGGTCGTTATCATGCATCGGGACCGTGAAGGTTTTCACTGGAATATTGCGTTCGCGCGCCTGTCGCACCGACATGCCAACGTGGGCGATTTCCGGGTCGGTGTAGGTGCACCATGGAATAGTCAAGCCACTCATGCGCTTGCGCCCAAAGAACAAGGCGTTTTGAACTGCGAGGCATGCCGATGCCTCGGCCATATTGCTGTATTTGTGTTCCAGGCAAACATCCCCAGCGGCGTAAATACGTGAATTGCTGGTGCGCAGAAAATCATCGACATGGACCCCTGTTTCCGGGTTGTAAACCACGCAGGCGGCTTCCAGCCTGAGTGCCCGCACTGCCGGCATGTGACCGATTCCAGTCAAAATTTCGTCGACATCGACGATGGTGACTTGACCGTCATTGACCAGTTCGACGCGTTTGCAGCCTCGTTCCATGCGGGCGCTGACGGCATCGCTATTCAGGTGGATCTCAACGCCATCACGTGCCAGCGCGTCAGACATCATCTGCGCCGCATCACGCTCTTCCTTCGGCAAAAACAAGGGGGCATTGTGGGCAATGATGGTTCTCACACCCAAGCGACTGAATGCCTGCGCCAATTCGCAGCCCAGCGGGCCGCCACCGATGACCAGTAGGCTGCGCGGCGTCGCCGTCAGGTTGAAGACCGATTCGTTGGTCAGGTAACCCACCTCAGTCAGACCCGGGATTTCGGGCACGATGGACCTCGATCCCGTAGCGATCAGCGCCTTCTTGAAGCGCAAACGCACGCCGTCGACTTCGATCGCATCAGCGCCGACAAAGTGTGCGGTGCCGAAATACAGATCAATGCCTTCAGCGCTCAGCCTGGTGGCTGAGTCCTCGCGGCTGATGCGGGCACGGATGCGTCGCAACCGCTCCATGGCCATCTGAAAATCAACCTCGACTGTCCGCGGCGGGACAGCGCCATAGTTTGGGGCGTCGCGCATGTCGGCATACAAACTCGCGGTTTGAATCATCGCCTTTGAAGGCACGCAACCGTAACTCAGCGAGCCGCCACCCAACCGGTGGCGTTCGATCAACGCCACTTTCACGCCAAGCGCTGCTGCGGTGCGTGCGGCGGCCATGCCACCCGGCCCGGCGCCGATGATGAGCAGGTGATAAACGCTGGGCGGCGTCGGGTTGACCCAGTCGGCTGGGCTGGTGTTAGCCAGAAGCGCTTGCTCGTGAGGATCTGCGTCCAGGTCTGTGCCCGCGCTCGTGAGGGGCGACGAGGTCATTTGCATGGCTGCATCGGCGTGGCGATCACAGCCACCCGCCCTTGAATCCGGCACGCCGTAAGCCGGTCTGGAGGATTTTGGACTGTCGGCCCAATTGCCATAAAAGACCGCTACGGTAGTTTTCAATCATCAACACGGTCATCCCCTGGTCCAGCCCAAACTCGCCTTCGGAGATCCAGCAGGCATCACCTGCGGCGTTAAAACTCG comes from the Acidihalobacter yilgarnensis genome and includes:
- a CDS encoding TIGR00341 family protein, with amino-acid sequence MALRLIEMVLQEKDGEEVRELLKEQSVLEHRQLRLSGGEVLVRILLDAEQNEAVLDLLGKRYTGEAGNRVVILPVEATLPRAEPESVAQPGQPTSEEKTPGRIGREELYEDIKDAAQLSRVYLAMAALSTVVAAIGLYYNSVAIIIGAMVIAPLLGPNMALALSTTLGDLTLLRHALLTALAGIATAIVLAVIIGMLLHVDPTSPQLASRGGVRLGNIVVALASGVAGALAFTTGVSATLIGVMVAVALLPPLVAFGLLLGSGHPALAMGALSLFLLNLVCVNLAGVTTFLVQGIRPATWWEADRAVKATRIAITLWVTLLALLIGLILLLRKG
- a CDS encoding mercuric reductase, with product MQMTSSPLTSAGTDLDADPHEQALLANTSPADWVNPTPPSVYHLLIIGAGPGGMAAARTAAALGVKVALIERHRLGGGSLSYGCVPSKAMIQTASLYADMRDAPNYGAVPPRTVEVDFQMAMERLRRIRARISREDSATRLSAEGIDLYFGTAHFVGADAIEVDGVRLRFKKALIATGSRSIVPEIPGLTEVGYLTNESVFNLTATPRSLLVIGGGPLGCELAQAFSRLGVRTIIAHNAPLFLPKEERDAAQMMSDALARDGVEIHLNSDAVSARMERGCKRVELVNDGQVTIVDVDEILTGIGHMPAVRALRLEAACVVYNPETGVHVDDFLRTSNSRIYAAGDVCLEHKYSNMAEASACLAVQNALFFGRKRMSGLTIPWCTYTDPEIAHVGMSVRQARERNIPVKTFTVPMHDNDRAITDGEENGFVKIHVREGTDTILGATIVARHAGEMINGISLAMVAGIGLGTLATVVHAHPTQGEAIKMAGEAYLRTRPPRFGARLLRAWANR